A window of Chitinophagales bacterium contains these coding sequences:
- a CDS encoding DUF1501 domain-containing protein, with translation MKPKHWANKPLSREAGHRVLQHFTRRHFIRESAMGLGALALGSILPGCLGKKEGSSLGLDFDPAHPMLPRAPHFPGRARSVIFIHMAGAPSQLELFSYKPELAKLDGQDCPPSLLEGKKFAFIRGVPKMLGPQAKFSQHGESGLWLSENLPHLSTVVDDMALLNAVTTDQFNHAPAQLLMQTGTPRQGRPSIGAWVTYGLGTENQNLPGFVVLTSGGNNPDAGKSVWGSGFLPSVYQGVQCRSAGDPVLFIKDPQGMDRDLRRASIDAINKINQQEYEEYKDPEILSRIAQYEMAYKMQISVPGVMDIADEPAYIHEMYGTEPGQSSFANNVLLARKLVEKGVRFIQLFDWGWDTHGDSAGNAVDVGLINKCRKVDKPITALLLDLKQRGLLDETLVVWGSEFGRTPMQENREGKQMPFKGRDHHAEAFSIWMAGGGIKGGVTYGETDEIGYSITSGKTEVYDIQATILNRLGFDHEKLTYPSQGREFRLTDLSGKVIHPILA, from the coding sequence ATGAAACCAAAGCACTGGGCCAATAAGCCCCTTAGCCGGGAAGCCGGACATCGGGTCTTACAGCATTTTACCCGGAGACATTTTATCCGGGAGAGTGCCATGGGGCTTGGTGCCCTTGCATTGGGAAGTATATTGCCTGGTTGTTTGGGAAAAAAGGAGGGTAGTTCCCTGGGTTTGGATTTTGACCCTGCACATCCCATGTTGCCGCGGGCCCCGCATTTCCCGGGTCGTGCCCGTTCGGTCATCTTTATTCATATGGCAGGCGCGCCTTCGCAGTTGGAACTTTTTTCTTACAAACCTGAACTCGCCAAACTTGATGGGCAGGATTGCCCGCCTTCCTTGTTGGAAGGAAAAAAGTTCGCCTTTATCCGCGGGGTACCCAAAATGCTGGGCCCTCAGGCAAAATTCTCGCAACATGGTGAAAGTGGATTATGGTTATCGGAGAACCTGCCGCATCTGTCTACGGTGGTAGATGATATGGCCTTGCTCAATGCGGTCACTACGGATCAATTTAATCATGCCCCTGCGCAATTGTTGATGCAGACGGGTACACCCCGACAAGGCCGGCCGAGTATCGGCGCCTGGGTGACGTATGGTTTGGGTACCGAGAATCAGAACCTTCCGGGTTTTGTGGTGCTCACTTCAGGAGGGAATAATCCCGATGCAGGTAAAAGTGTATGGGGCAGCGGCTTTCTTCCCAGTGTATACCAGGGGGTACAATGCCGCAGTGCGGGTGACCCGGTCTTGTTTATTAAAGATCCACAGGGAATGGACCGTGACCTCCGTCGCGCATCCATTGATGCCATCAATAAGATCAATCAGCAGGAATACGAAGAGTATAAAGATCCGGAGATATTATCCCGCATCGCGCAATATGAAATGGCCTATAAGATGCAGATATCCGTACCTGGCGTAATGGATATCGCCGATGAGCCGGCTTATATCCACGAAATGTATGGAACAGAGCCCGGCCAATCCAGTTTTGCCAATAATGTACTCCTTGCCCGAAAATTAGTGGAGAAGGGTGTTCGGTTTATTCAGTTATTTGACTGGGGCTGGGACACCCATGGCGATTCAGCTGGAAATGCGGTGGATGTGGGATTGATCAATAAATGCCGCAAGGTGGATAAACCCATAACGGCCTTGCTGCTCGATCTGAAACAGCGGGGATTACTTGATGAAACCCTGGTGGTATGGGGTTCAGAATTTGGCCGTACACCAATGCAGGAAAACCGCGAAGGTAAACAGATGCCCTTTAAAGGACGAGACCACCATGCCGAGGCCTTTAGCATCTGGATGGCAGGGGGAGGTATTAAAGGCGGTGTGACCTATGGAGAAACAGACGAGATCGGGTATAGCATTACCAGTGGTAAAACAGAAGTGTACGATATTCAGGCGACCATTCTGAACCGCCTGGGTTTCGATCATGAAAAACTAACCTATCCCTCCCAGGGCCGCGAATTCCGCCTGACGGACCTGAGTGGAAAAGTCATTCACCCTATACTTGCCTGA
- a CDS encoding alpha-L-fucosidase produces MRILLLIFALSVQSVFAQPKPSPWQLKWHEQEFYLFTHFGPNTFTDKEWGHGDEPEDIFNPTDFDAGQWCRTAKIAGAKGIIITAKHHDGFCLWPSKYSTHTIRESKWKNGKGDVLRELSDSCKKYGLKFGVYISPWDRNHPDYGTPQYNDVFVKMMEELFVNYGPIWELWWDGANGEGPNGKKQVYDWRRFENAVRRWSPQTVIFSDIGPDIRWVGNEQGFIGKTNWNYLDTAGFKRGEGSPAMDTLNQGNAYGANWIPGECDVSIRPGWFYHAHEDEKVKKPEDIFQLYLKSVGRGANLLLNVPPDRRGRIHPIDSAALEGFAQIREKAFSRELKLGMGIPTEINTVVLQEDISKGQRVESFVIEVVDEKGQLHKISGTTIGRKRIMTFPVIKARAVKVVVLFSRGKANLKPHRIYRMDDGLLLKE; encoded by the coding sequence ATGAGAATACTGTTATTGATATTTGCCTTAAGTGTACAATCCGTTTTCGCTCAGCCTAAGCCAAGCCCATGGCAACTCAAGTGGCATGAACAGGAATTCTACCTCTTCACCCATTTTGGCCCCAATACGTTTACGGATAAGGAGTGGGGACATGGAGACGAACCCGAAGATATTTTCAATCCCACCGATTTTGATGCCGGACAATGGTGTCGTACAGCGAAGATTGCCGGTGCGAAAGGAATTATCATTACGGCCAAGCATCACGATGGTTTTTGCCTGTGGCCCAGCAAATACTCCACCCATACCATACGGGAAAGCAAGTGGAAGAATGGGAAAGGCGATGTATTACGTGAGCTTTCTGATTCCTGTAAAAAGTATGGATTGAAATTCGGGGTCTATATCTCTCCCTGGGACCGAAACCATCCGGATTATGGTACGCCCCAATACAATGATGTTTTTGTAAAAATGATGGAGGAATTGTTTGTCAACTATGGCCCCATTTGGGAATTGTGGTGGGATGGCGCCAATGGTGAAGGCCCCAATGGAAAAAAACAGGTATATGATTGGAGACGGTTTGAAAATGCCGTTCGCCGGTGGTCTCCACAAACTGTCATTTTCAGCGATATTGGCCCGGATATTCGGTGGGTGGGGAATGAACAGGGATTTATTGGGAAAACAAATTGGAACTACCTCGATACGGCCGGGTTCAAAAGAGGGGAGGGTAGTCCGGCCATGGATACACTCAATCAGGGAAATGCTTACGGGGCAAATTGGATACCGGGCGAATGTGATGTGAGCATCCGGCCAGGTTGGTTCTATCATGCCCATGAAGATGAGAAGGTGAAAAAACCGGAGGATATCTTTCAGCTCTATTTAAAAAGCGTGGGACGTGGGGCAAATCTCCTGCTCAATGTTCCTCCCGATCGTAGAGGTCGTATCCATCCGATTGATTCCGCAGCTTTGGAAGGATTTGCACAGATTCGCGAAAAGGCCTTTTCGCGGGAACTTAAATTAGGCATGGGTATTCCAACCGAGATCAACACAGTCGTGTTGCAGGAAGATATTTCCAAAGGGCAACGTGTGGAGTCGTTTGTTATTGAAGTTGTAGATGAAAAAGGGCAACTGCATAAAATTTCGGGTACCACCATTGGCCGGAAAAGGATTATGACCTTTCCAGTCATAAAAGCGAGGGCAGTGAAAGTCGTTGTGCTCTTCTCACGGGGAAAAGCAAACTTAAAGCCACATAGGATCTATAGGATGGATGATGGATTGTTGCTCAAAGAATAA
- a CDS encoding enoyl-CoA hydratase/isomerase family protein, giving the protein MSYQTILTTLEEGILTITINRPDKLNALNKTVIEELSQAIEEIYHNPEIKAALITGAGPKAFVAGADISEFSNLDAQLGKLLAQKGQSEVFDKIENASKPIVAAVNGFALGGGCELAMASHFRLASENAKFGQPEVNLGLIPGYGGTQRLTQLVGKGKAMELMMTGQMIDAKEALQLGLVNHVTSTEELIAKTKEILKTIMTKAPLAVSQVISLTNIAARGDEEGLKKEIIAFGELFESSDVKEGTSAFLEKRKPNFTGK; this is encoded by the coding sequence ATGTCATATCAAACTATTCTTACAACCCTCGAAGAAGGTATACTCACCATCACCATCAACCGCCCCGATAAGCTCAATGCCCTTAATAAAACGGTCATTGAAGAACTATCGCAAGCCATCGAAGAAATTTACCATAACCCTGAGATCAAAGCTGCCCTGATCACAGGAGCAGGACCAAAAGCCTTTGTAGCCGGTGCGGATATCAGTGAATTTTCAAATTTGGATGCCCAATTGGGAAAACTATTGGCGCAAAAAGGACAATCAGAAGTTTTTGATAAAATAGAAAATGCATCCAAGCCTATCGTGGCGGCGGTAAATGGTTTTGCCCTTGGTGGTGGATGTGAGCTGGCCATGGCCAGTCATTTCCGGCTGGCCAGTGAAAATGCAAAATTCGGGCAACCCGAGGTCAACCTGGGATTGATACCCGGTTATGGCGGTACACAACGGCTAACCCAATTGGTTGGTAAAGGAAAGGCCATGGAATTGATGATGACCGGTCAAATGATTGACGCCAAGGAAGCCCTTCAATTGGGATTGGTAAATCATGTGACCAGCACAGAAGAGTTGATCGCAAAAACAAAAGAAATACTCAAAACCATTATGACCAAGGCCCCGTTGGCTGTCAGCCAGGTCATTTCCCTCACTAATATCGCGGCTCGGGGGGACGAAGAAGGATTGAAAAAAGAAATAATTGCTTTTGGGGAATTATTTGAATCAAGTGATGTGAAAGAAGGCACCTCTGCTTTTCTGGAAAAAAGAAAACCCAACTTTACGGGGAAATAA
- a CDS encoding transglutaminase family protein, protein MPDYHIHHITRYSYASTVIDCTNQLMLYPINDALQEVKEHELRITGNPVIETFTDYFGNKIGMFSLIKPHQELVIESEIRVTTFPVEVPPDSASAEEQWLELRRTDDIYPNMEFLQKEHVDLKKELEEIKTTSVDNQKTPFVNALALSQFIFENFEYKKGVTSVETKVDDILKLRAGVCQDFAHVLLVMLRNIEIPARYVSGYICPKNHELRGEGATHAWVEAFIPFYGWLGLDPTNNCIVSDRHVRLAVGRNFSDCTPVKGTYKGSSEHTLEVSVSIGNGKNVESVLPEAQPVFSYTSKNPGDTSNSYRRFLEMQQQQQ, encoded by the coding sequence ATGCCCGATTATCACATCCATCATATAACCCGTTACTCTTACGCCTCTACCGTGATCGATTGCACCAACCAGTTGATGCTTTATCCGATCAACGACGCCTTGCAGGAAGTGAAAGAACATGAATTGCGGATCACCGGAAACCCGGTGATTGAGACCTTTACCGACTATTTTGGCAATAAGATCGGTATGTTCTCGCTGATCAAACCGCATCAGGAACTGGTGATCGAATCCGAGATACGGGTAACCACCTTCCCCGTAGAAGTGCCGCCTGATAGTGCTTCCGCCGAAGAGCAATGGCTGGAACTTCGCCGCACCGATGATATCTACCCCAACATGGAATTTCTGCAAAAGGAACATGTTGACCTGAAAAAAGAGTTGGAAGAGATCAAAACGACCAGCGTAGATAATCAGAAGACCCCTTTTGTGAATGCCCTGGCTTTGTCGCAGTTTATTTTTGAAAACTTTGAATATAAAAAAGGCGTGACGAGTGTTGAGACAAAAGTGGATGATATCCTGAAACTTCGTGCCGGGGTTTGTCAGGATTTCGCGCATGTACTACTGGTCATGCTGCGCAACATTGAAATTCCTGCCCGCTATGTAAGCGGATATATTTGTCCCAAGAACCATGAACTCCGCGGCGAAGGTGCTACCCATGCCTGGGTAGAGGCCTTTATTCCTTTTTATGGTTGGCTGGGGCTCGACCCCACCAATAACTGTATCGTAAGCGATCGCCATGTACGGCTTGCCGTTGGCCGAAATTTCTCGGATTGCACCCCTGTAAAAGGAACCTACAAAGGATCATCCGAGCATACCCTTGAAGTTTCTGTAAGCATTGGCAATGGAAAAAATGTAGAAAGTGTTTTACCTGAAGCCCAACCGGTATTTTCGTATACCAGCAAAAACCCGGGAGATACAAGTAATTCCTACCGGCGCTTTTTGGAGATGCAACAACAGCAGCAGTGA
- a CDS encoding alpha-E domain-containing protein, with protein sequence MLSRVAESIFWMARYMERTNRMLRMLHTKYISSQDEVVDFDWNSVLLTYGSLNEKEVKKINKKSSKVLEHLVIDRENPNSVFNNITRARENARSVQDHITKEVWQCLNEYYHLIREPNIEFNITKGDPVTALDSLIRHGMLYNGTVDITMARGEGYNFLNIGRFISRAVISIDLLSIKLREYDYDLTKHAEDPSWRFLLYSLSGYELYLKTNRGVLHADPVIRHVLYNTDFPHSLLYSMTRLNRYFERLKTEIPPENHSQLEFLIGRCYNNIRYSDIGADSEKLKTFLPQTKNELFEIASQLNKIYFGNT encoded by the coding sequence ATGCTTAGTCGAGTTGCTGAATCAATATTTTGGATGGCGCGGTATATGGAAAGAACAAACCGCATGCTAAGGATGTTGCACACCAAATACATTTCCTCGCAAGATGAAGTGGTGGATTTTGACTGGAATTCAGTGTTATTGACCTATGGTTCGCTAAACGAAAAAGAAGTTAAAAAAATAAATAAGAAATCTTCAAAAGTTTTGGAGCACCTCGTCATTGACCGGGAGAACCCGAATTCGGTTTTCAATAATATTACGCGTGCCCGCGAAAATGCCCGTTCCGTACAGGACCATATCACGAAAGAAGTATGGCAATGCCTGAATGAATATTACCACCTGATCCGCGAACCGAATATTGAATTCAATATCACCAAAGGTGACCCGGTCACAGCCCTGGATTCGCTGATACGGCATGGCATGTTGTACAACGGAACCGTGGATATTACGATGGCGCGTGGAGAAGGATATAACTTTCTTAATATCGGCCGGTTTATTTCACGCGCGGTTATCTCGATCGATTTACTTTCGATCAAATTACGCGAATACGACTATGATCTCACCAAACATGCGGAAGACCCGAGCTGGCGCTTTCTGCTGTATTCCCTGTCGGGCTATGAACTCTACCTGAAAACTAACCGGGGTGTACTCCATGCCGACCCAGTGATAAGACATGTATTGTACAATACGGATTTCCCGCATTCGCTCTTGTATTCAATGACACGCCTAAATCGGTACTTTGAGCGGCTTAAAACAGAGATCCCACCGGAAAATCATTCTCAGCTTGAATTCCTGATCGGACGTTGTTACAATAATATCCGGTACAGCGATATAGGTGCCGATAGCGAAAAACTCAAAACATTTTTACCCCAAACCAAAAATGAACTGTTCGAGATCGCCTCACAATTGAACAAGATCTATTTTGGAAATACCTAG
- a CDS encoding four helix bundle protein — protein sequence MRNYKELMIWKKGMEIAVNSFDMISFFPKEEKYSLSKQITRAAISIPSNIAEGASRSSEKDYCRFLEIALGSCYELETQYIIAQKVNMGDKKRIEGNLALLNEEQKMIGSLITKIKKANG from the coding sequence ATGCGGAATTATAAAGAATTAATGATTTGGAAAAAGGGGATGGAAATTGCCGTTAACAGTTTTGATATGATTTCATTCTTCCCTAAAGAGGAAAAATACTCATTATCAAAACAAATAACAAGAGCTGCGATTTCGATACCCTCCAATATAGCTGAGGGAGCAAGTCGTTCGAGTGAGAAAGACTATTGTCGCTTTCTTGAGATCGCGTTGGGTTCATGTTATGAATTAGAAACACAGTACATTATTGCTCAGAAAGTAAATATGGGCGACAAGAAACGCATTGAAGGAAACTTAGCGTTACTAAATGAAGAACAGAAGATGATAGGGTCATTAATTACTAAAATTAAAAAAGCTAATGGCTAA
- a CDS encoding circularly permuted type 2 ATP-grasp protein, which translates to MADHTLLNNYHLHPDVWDEMCSNETIRTQYQAFVEAINGLPPEEMTRKDDQAKKLFMSQGITFTVYSSGEGIEKIFPFDVVPRIITAPEWLHIQEGIQQRLKALNIFLTDIYHQQFIIKDGIIPAKLIYSCPNFLREMVNVDVPFDIYTHISGVDLIRDNDGQFYVLEDNLRTPSGVSYMLENRSMTYRIFPDLIPKNNVLPVKDYPDRLLRNLLLLSNRQNSNPTVVLLTPGMYNSAYFEHTTLARLMGIELVEGRDLVVDNHMVYMKTTRGLQKVDVIYRRVDDEFIDPLAFRPDSMLGVPGIYWAYRKGNVAIVNAMGNGVADDKAVYSYVPDMIRYYLNEEPILKNVPTYQMADPEKRAMVFANMQKMVIKKTNESGGYGMLIGNSATEEQMADFRKAVEADPRSFIAQPIINLSSAPCYINGELQPRRVDLRPFALYGPEGVEIVPGGLTRVALREGSLVVNSSQGGGSKDTWVLGG; encoded by the coding sequence ATGGCAGACCACACTTTATTAAACAACTACCATCTGCATCCGGATGTATGGGATGAGATGTGTAGCAATGAAACCATCCGCACACAATACCAGGCTTTTGTTGAAGCCATCAATGGATTGCCGCCGGAGGAGATGACCCGTAAAGATGACCAGGCAAAGAAACTGTTCATGTCACAGGGCATCACTTTTACCGTGTACAGCTCCGGTGAAGGAATCGAAAAGATATTTCCCTTTGATGTAGTTCCCCGTATCATCACTGCGCCTGAATGGCTACATATCCAGGAAGGTATTCAGCAAAGGCTGAAGGCCCTGAATATTTTTTTGACGGATATTTATCATCAGCAATTTATCATCAAGGATGGGATCATCCCTGCCAAACTGATCTATTCCTGCCCCAATTTCCTCCGGGAAATGGTGAATGTGGATGTGCCCTTTGATATTTACACCCATATATCGGGTGTGGACCTGATCCGCGACAACGACGGGCAATTTTATGTATTGGAAGACAATCTTCGCACGCCCTCCGGTGTATCCTATATGCTGGAGAACAGAAGCATGACCTACCGGATCTTCCCCGACCTGATTCCAAAGAACAATGTATTACCGGTAAAGGATTACCCCGACCGGTTGCTACGTAACCTGTTGCTGTTGTCCAACCGCCAGAATAGCAACCCCACCGTGGTATTGCTTACACCCGGCATGTACAATTCCGCCTATTTTGAACATACTACCCTGGCCCGGTTGATGGGTATTGAATTGGTGGAAGGACGTGACCTGGTAGTGGATAACCATATGGTATACATGAAAACCACGCGTGGCCTGCAAAAAGTGGATGTGATCTATCGCCGGGTGGATGATGAATTCATTGATCCGTTGGCCTTCCGCCCGGATAGTATGCTGGGGGTTCCCGGTATCTATTGGGCTTACCGCAAAGGGAATGTGGCGATCGTAAACGCAATGGGTAACGGTGTGGCAGATGATAAGGCCGTTTATTCCTATGTTCCGGATATGATCCGATACTATTTGAATGAAGAACCCATATTAAAGAATGTCCCCACTTACCAAATGGCCGATCCCGAAAAACGCGCCATGGTTTTTGCAAACATGCAAAAAATGGTGATCAAGAAAACAAATGAATCGGGTGGATATGGTATGTTGATTGGCAATTCGGCTACGGAAGAACAGATGGCTGATTTTCGCAAAGCGGTGGAGGCGGATCCACGCAGCTTTATCGCGCAGCCGATCATTAATTTGTCCTCAGCACCTTGTTATATCAATGGGGAATTGCAGCCGCGAAGGGTGGATTTGCGGCCTTTTGCGCTGTATGGACCGGAAGGCGTGGAAATAGTGCCTGGCGGTCTGACACGTGTAGCCTTACGTGAAGGGTCACTCGTTGTGAATTCCTCCCAAGGCGGTGGCAGTAAAGACACTTGGGTGCTGGGGGGGTAA
- a CDS encoding cobalamin B12-binding domain-containing protein: MNRPIRVLVAKVGLDGHDRGAKVIATALRDAGMEVIYTGLRQTPEMVVNAALQEDVDAIGISILSGAHNTVFPKVINLMKEKGMNDVLLTGGGIIPDEDIDALTQQGVGKLFHPGTNTHEIADYIREWVSENRDFAKS, from the coding sequence ATGAACAGACCCATACGCGTACTGGTAGCCAAGGTTGGTTTGGATGGCCACGATCGTGGTGCCAAAGTGATCGCCACCGCCCTTCGGGATGCCGGTATGGAAGTAATTTATACCGGGCTTCGCCAAACCCCGGAGATGGTAGTGAATGCTGCCCTTCAGGAAGACGTGGACGCCATCGGTATCAGCATCCTGTCGGGTGCCCACAATACTGTATTCCCCAAAGTGATCAATCTGATGAAAGAAAAAGGGATGAATGATGTGCTTCTCACCGGAGGCGGCATCATCCCCGATGAAGATATCGACGCCCTGACCCAACAAGGGGTGGGGAAACTTTTTCACCCTGGAACAAATACCCACGAGATCGCCGACTATATTCGCGAGTGGGTATCAGAAAACAGAGATTTTGCTAAAAGCTAA
- a CDS encoding ATP-binding protein: MEILLQYHDQVLQGITNDYRRFLHEKIDWKDRMIGVKGPRGSGKTTLLLQHLKYDLGDDFKKALYITADHTWFYNNTLLETAMLWYQRGGRYLFIDEVHKYARWSRELKNIYDGFPNLKIVFSSSSALDIYRGEADLSRRVISYELPGLSFREYLAFTGYGKWEAIPFKTLVKDHVEIAHSFLEKGPFIPVFKTYLKYGYLPIIAEGESGYFTKLEQVINTILDTDLAFIASYNSGTSAKVKKILGVIAESVPFKPNISNLSRKLDVSRELIYESIQQLRDARLINLLHAKGQGISQLQKPEKIFLENTNLAYVFNTHPNTGNLRETFVLNQLLNSGLEVLSPDKGDFWAEDLYLEVGGASKTASQVKMVTNHLVLSDDIETGIGQKVPIWLFGFLY; this comes from the coding sequence ATGGAAATTCTCCTTCAATATCATGATCAGGTTCTACAGGGGATAACAAATGACTATCGCCGCTTTCTACATGAGAAGATCGATTGGAAAGACCGAATGATCGGGGTAAAAGGACCAAGGGGTTCAGGAAAAACGACCTTATTACTTCAACACTTGAAGTATGACCTGGGAGATGATTTTAAAAAGGCCCTCTACATCACTGCAGACCATACCTGGTTTTATAATAATACATTGTTGGAAACAGCCATGCTTTGGTATCAGCGCGGGGGACGTTATCTTTTTATTGATGAAGTCCATAAGTATGCGAGGTGGTCTCGCGAGTTGAAAAATATCTACGATGGTTTTCCAAACCTAAAAATTGTCTTTTCTTCCTCTTCGGCACTGGATATATATCGTGGAGAGGCAGACTTGAGCAGACGGGTAATTAGCTATGAATTGCCTGGTCTTTCCTTTCGGGAATACCTGGCTTTTACCGGTTACGGAAAATGGGAAGCGATTCCATTTAAGACGCTGGTTAAGGACCATGTGGAAATCGCCCATTCCTTTTTAGAAAAAGGCCCTTTTATACCAGTGTTTAAAACCTACTTGAAGTATGGCTATCTGCCGATTATAGCAGAGGGCGAATCAGGATATTTTACAAAACTCGAGCAGGTCATTAACACGATTCTCGATACGGATCTCGCCTTTATTGCTTCCTACAATTCCGGAACCTCGGCCAAAGTAAAAAAGATATTGGGTGTAATCGCTGAATCAGTTCCCTTTAAACCGAATATTTCAAATCTTTCGCGGAAACTGGATGTGAGCCGGGAACTGATCTACGAGTCCATTCAACAACTTCGGGACGCTCGGCTTATTAACCTGCTTCACGCCAAGGGTCAGGGTATTTCCCAACTTCAGAAACCGGAAAAAATATTTCTGGAGAACACCAACCTGGCCTATGTTTTCAACACCCATCCGAATACGGGCAATTTGCGGGAGACCTTTGTACTCAATCAATTGCTAAATAGTGGATTAGAGGTCTTGAGTCCGGATAAAGGTGACTTTTGGGCCGAAGACCTGTATTTAGAGGTGGGCGGGGCTTCAAAAACCGCAAGCCAGGTAAAAATGGTCACCAACCACCTGGTATTGTCAGATGATATCGAAACTGGCATAGGTCAGAAAGTCCCAATCTGGTTATTTGGCTTCCTTTATTAA
- a CDS encoding ABC transporter ATP-binding protein, which produces MTKNLSPVQEIDSYLAHGDQDLANRRLLDLCLDTDDPDHVREAIHISQKFRNGEIEKARESANGLLKKLETFQIKVHKKNDWIKAESITKTYTNGNFSLKPSSLHIGSGDILGVVGENGNGKTTLLRCLAGQLAIDGGSIRYADLKGSDPFAIRQKVAFIPQRIPRWYGFLKDNLHFSASIAGIHGEKNEWMVDFMLERLGLARYAELTWSQISSGYRTRFEIARVLLQRPHLLILDEPLANLDINAQQTILTDLRFMSRSLRHPMGVVLSSQQLHEVEKVADHILFIRNGECLYQARTGEKTGDEFVLEMETPADRETLLGLFGEGISVRYNGGFYTLVSNQLDAQTMLKTLVMAGVPITYARDITHSTKRFFN; this is translated from the coding sequence ATGACCAAAAACCTTAGTCCCGTACAGGAAATCGACTCTTATTTGGCCCATGGAGACCAGGATCTGGCCAATCGCCGCCTCCTCGATCTTTGCCTGGATACGGATGACCCGGACCATGTTCGTGAAGCCATTCATATCAGCCAGAAATTCCGCAATGGTGAAATAGAAAAAGCCCGGGAATCGGCAAATGGACTCCTGAAAAAATTGGAAACCTTCCAGATCAAGGTGCACAAAAAAAATGATTGGATTAAAGCCGAATCGATCACCAAAACTTATACCAATGGTAATTTTTCCCTGAAACCAAGTTCGCTCCATATTGGCTCCGGAGATATTCTGGGCGTAGTAGGGGAAAATGGTAATGGCAAAACGACTTTGTTGCGTTGCCTGGCGGGGCAATTAGCTATCGATGGTGGATCGATACGCTATGCAGATTTAAAGGGAAGTGACCCATTTGCAATCCGCCAAAAAGTAGCGTTTATACCCCAACGTATTCCCCGCTGGTATGGATTTTTAAAAGATAATCTGCATTTCAGCGCTTCCATCGCTGGTATCCATGGAGAGAAGAATGAATGGATGGTTGACTTTATGCTGGAAAGACTAGGATTAGCCCGATACGCGGAACTGACCTGGAGCCAGATCAGCTCGGGTTATCGTACCCGGTTTGAAATTGCAAGGGTTTTATTGCAACGCCCTCATTTGCTGATCCTTGATGAACCCTTGGCTAACCTGGATATAAATGCCCAGCAAACCATTTTAACCGATCTCCGCTTTATGTCTCGCTCACTCCGCCATCCCATGGGTGTCGTCCTTAGTTCACAGCAATTACACGAAGTAGAGAAAGTAGCTGATCATATCCTCTTTATCCGTAATGGCGAATGTTTGTACCAGGCCCGGACCGGAGAAAAGACCGGAGATGAATTTGTACTTGAAATGGAAACACCGGCTGACCGCGAAACCCTGCTTGGTTTGTTTGGGGAAGGGATTAGTGTACGATATAACGGAGGTTTCTATACACTCGTTTCAAATCAACTGGATGCACAAACCATGTTGAAAACCCTGGTGATGGCAGGTGTGCCTATAACGTATGCCCGCGATATTACCCATTCCACCAAACGTTTCTTTAACTAA